The DNA sequence ATTTGATCAAAATCTCCTGCCTTATCACTGTGTTAGCAGGTTAGCACACTGGGATGTTGGCTGTCTGTGCTGTTAGAGGTACTTTACTAAATACTGTACAAACCGTGGAtcttttacaataaaataactCAGCTTCAAAGCAATGTGGTTCTATGTGTGATATATTTGAAACTATAAGGTCTGATATCTCTGTGATCATTTGGAGTTTGTTGGTGGGATGTGTGAGATTACCCCCCCTGATCTAGAAAAGATTTCCACATACAAGCCCACACAAAATCAGGGATTACTAACTGGGCAAAGCAGGGAACTCCACCCAGGGCCCCAAAAGGCCCAGGTATATTacatgggttttttttcatagtataatttcacatttgtttggtgatttgcagcACTTCAGCAAGTCTAAAGTAGCACAAGAACTTCAACGATTTTAATTAGCTAATCCCTTGAGGCCCTGTCAAATCTTAATATAACATCTTTATATTGTGCTTATACAATGCATATTCTGAAGCAATTTGTGTGTAATCTGATTACAATTACTGGTTCaatcctgggtgtgggagccccttTCTCTGGGTacttggtgactctaaatcgtccataggtgtgaatgtgagtgtgaatggttgtctgtctctacatgtcagccctgtgatagtctgctgacctgtccagggtgtacactctcacccaatgtcagttgggataggctccaactcccccgcaaccctcaagaggataagcggttacaaaatggatggatggatgatttatCTAGAGACCATCTTgagatgggatcactccagcaACAATACAGCAATCTGCGACTTGAAACAAATATGGGCCAGGGACATAAAGTACAGGTGCAAATGGCCCCTTCCCTACTTCCTAACCCCCTACTTCCATCACCCTTGCTTAGACAACAGCTATCTTCATGCTTTATTTCGATCTCAACCACTCATCTATAAAGTTTCATGACTGTAGCTTGCGTAGTTGTGACACTAAAAACTGTCCAGGGACAAatagacatacacacacctgacaAACCTGGTGGTTCCCGCTACAATAGGTTTCTCCAGGACCATATTTTGCCATGacgacacacacagactcataaggtaaaaaaaataacagcccTGCTATCATAGCAAATAACTAGCACGCGTCTGCCGTGTACATAATAAGGCAATGCACATAGAGCAGTAGGACGAGGGGTAAAGGGAGCCTCTTGGCACTTTCATCCAGCTCTGCAAAGAACACACCTGAACCTGCTGGCCTTTGTCATATCTGGTTTTACAATTTATAATAAATGTCCTGTGTTGCAGTGGAGCCTGATATATTAATAACACCCTGACGGTTCCATTTGATGGATTTCTTCCCACATGATGAACTGCTTTTTGATTCTCAGGAACAGACAtaaaattttataaaatcttCTCTCAAGATCCTGAGTAACTCCTCGAGATTCACCACAGTCCAAAATATatggacaaaaaaacatttcttgcACTTTTTCCTGTTACCAAAGTGCCCAAACCATGAAAaccatgtctgtgttttcttgttGAGTTCTGACTTTTTATGTtcttattatgtatttattgttgAGTTTGTGTTTTGTACTGTCTcttgtgtatgtgttgttgGGCTTAATGTATTTTAGAGGGTATTTTACAGGCAGGCATCGCAAATTAGCTGAGGCTATGAATGCCATGGTGTGTGGCATCACTTTCCCATAAGCTCTGTCTTCTCACAGTAGCACAACCTGCAAATTCAGTCTAAGTTTCCCAAAGTCAGAACACCAACACATAAATACAGGTGGTGTCCACAGCTGTCCTCTGTGAGAGAGAAGATGGTTGACATTTTTACTGTCTGTTTGTCCTTCACCTTATCAGCCATGTTTACCCtcccattttcttttctgtccaCTCAATCCACTGGCGTGGGACACTCAAGTCTATACTCTGCCTGTTCCCACTTTCTAGCCCAAAATGCATCACTGTCACTtgtccccttcctcctcctactccttctccacaaaaagaaaagacattttCCATGACACTCGGGCAGCAGTGTTTATAGCCTTACAAGGTCGTGAGAATTACAGGAGCTGTCTTTTTCCCTGCAAGGAATGAGCAGGTCCACGTGTCCGCACAAAATCAGCTGATGCACTGTAGTGCTGGGAAGCAAAGCGAGGCTCAGACAGTACactctgttcacacacactgacgTAAGTTCCCTTTCTAGTTCTACAGGTTAGATTTACAGGTGCTACAGAATATTCAGGCCTGCTACATCCTCTACACATCTTAAACTGACATCTCAACTGgatcaaatatttaaaaaaaacactgaatactgAGCAGACAGCAACAGGATCAATAGTGGATTGAATCAGTATAACATGAATGTCATCAATACAAagtaaaatgtgataaaatctTCTGTCATTGCAGCAACACTGTGCTGAGAGCCAATGCCTCAGGTTTATAATAAAGGCTGTGAAACCACTGAGGGTCACACTTGAGAGGCTACCTTTACTTTTTGCAACAGGAACTTTAAAGCATGAAGCTCCTGTTCCTGTTCAGGCAGCAGCACTGTGGAAAATTAGTTCCCTCACTGCAACTGTGATGTTTAAAAGGATGAGTTACACTGCCCTCTGCTGACAATTCACCTACACAGTGACAAAACTACAGGCTTGAATGAGGCCGTAATTTGAGTAGTAGTGAAACAGTTAGTAATGAGTAATGATTTTGATCAATTATCTGtcatttatcaaaataaaaatgccaaTCATTCCCTGGATCCAGCTGTGAGGATTTCCtgattttcacattttacatAATTATAAATCTTACAGCTTTGGGTTTTATAGCGCTagttagaaaacaaacaatccAAAGGCTACATCTTCGGCTTTGAAAAAAATGGGATACATACTAAATAATactaaaataattaataaagatCAATTGAAATTGTTGGCTTCAATTCAAATTCTGAATACCAAATAAATACAGTGAATGATACCCAACGGCAAGAATTACCTGAGAGTTACATACAGTGAAGAAATCGAGGAGCTTTATAAATCATAACAACGAGCAAAGGATTTTTGGGGATATGTTTTATGGACAAATTCAACTCAGAACAATAGTCAGGCAGGTTTTCACCAATGTTGACACTGAAACATAAACCTGAGGTGCTTCTCTGTCTCTGAATGGAGAGCCCTCTTGTGACTGTAAAGGAGAGACTTAATGGGGATAATGAGCATCTTGTGCTTCTACAGTTTCAGTGCTGAGATGAAATAAGGCATATTTCTACACGAAGAGCTAAAACAAACTGTCTATGAGTGAAGATCAGTATGCAGGTAACTGTAAGAGGGAATCCGCagggtttttcttttaatgactTCACATTTTAGaccttgtttttttggatttcTAGCTTTGGAGGTTTCTTAAAAATACTGACTTGTGTGAATTCTGTTTGAGGGTGCaattcagttttgttttaataattagaagtatttaaaaaagaagCAAACATCTTAAAATCCATCCAGATGGATTTTGCATAGTAGAATATGCTTTAATATACAAAGTCTGTGAGCAATGCCACAAAGTCACAAGTCCCCGAAAAGCTCCCTGGctttttggtttggttcatttttgtcatttcacCTGAGCAGCTTCACTTGAAACATCTCCCCCTCagctgtatgtgtgaatgatTCTGTGCCGTTTCAGATGGTGCATCAGGATGAAGGTTTTCCCGCACAGCGAGCAACTGTAGGGTCGTTCCCCGCTGTGGGTGCGCTGGTGGACCCTTAGACTGCTCTGCTGCGTGAACCTCTTCCCGCACTGTCCGCAACCGTACGGCTTCTCGCCCGTGTGTGTTCGGTGGTGTATGCTGAGGTGGGACGAACACTGGAAGCTCTTCCCGCACACCGTGCACCAGAACGCCCGCTTTCTCTTATGACTTTGCTGGTGCAGCTTGAACTGGTGCAAACGGCCGAACGTCTTCCCACAGTGTGAGCATGCGTAGCCCCGTGCCGTGCCAGAGAGAGGTTTGTGAGGGTGGAAGCTGCTTGTTGTGAAAGTGTTGTGCGAGTGACTTACGACTGCTCTATCTCCAGCTGCAGTCTCCCTCTCGGGGTGTTCATCTGGCTGCCTCAGATGTGCAACATGCGAGGGGTTTCTCTGCGAGTAAACTTGTTCCTTCTGCCTGTCTTGCTGTGATAGGTTACCCTGAGGTCTGGGTTGAAAACTGGATGACTGTGGAACATCCTTCTGATACTCACTGTTGTAAATCCCATTACACGGCCTCTGAGAGGACAGCTGCTGGACGTTAACAGACTTGGTAGTGTTAGAAACCACATGAACATCAGAATCGTCCGGAAATGTGTTGGAGTATTCCTCCACCACACTCGAAAAATCAGGAAAACCAGCATCGATATCATCACCTTCAATTATGGATGACCAGAGCTGATCCTCCCTTTCGTCCATGGAAAAGTCAGCTGCATGTTGAGTGTGCTTCCCCGCGCCGTGCTGGCATCTATCCTGACTGAATCCTGATCGATTCTCCTCCTTCTCGGTCTTGACAGTAAACTGAAGGCCACTGATGTCTCCTGCATGCTGACCAGAGTCATACAACTCACCAAACTCTGATGTTTTCGGCGCAGTGACCTCTGGGTGGTTCAACCGACGGTCCTCTCCAAGCTGCTGGCTCTCTGCAACGTTGGCTGGATTGCGGTATTGTACAGCAGAACCTGACAGTGTTAGGAACATTCAAGAGGGAGCATGTAGTTAATTTGAGCCTTTATGTTGCTGGATATAATTCTTGCACAAAATACAGTTCTTTAACTCACCAATTGGTCCAGCAGAATCACTGATCCACAGCGCCTCATCTGGACTTTCTTCTTTAATTGTGAAAGAAACAGTGGCGTCGTCAATATCAGGAAACTAGACAGGGAGAGGATGGATTAAACTTtaactgtaaacacaacacggACATATTGCAGGGAACAACATGaaagttggtaaaaaaaaatgcaagtaGCTGgtagatttgcttcactcaccagctgAAGAACAAATGTTAATCTATTAAACTGGGGTAAAATCTGAACATTCACTAACCATTCAGCTGGTCGACAAAAAAGTGATTTGTCACCCTGTATATTATCACCTTATGAAGTAGATTCGCTGAACTAGCTAGCagatatttacttatttatacatgaagcagacacacagcaacattagcattaattTTGAGTCGTGTGTCTGGCCACCTGGCGGCTGTAAATCCAATAtacactctccttttagctctgtttgctttccaccgtctcctgagggaaatatctggctctttctGCACTAAATTGTCCaccatgttcaccagctagctCCTTATTATATTTGTCTGGATCTAGGAAGTTAGCGTGCTGttggtttttcattttaatcaggcttttaactgatgtctttatttatctattttaaattcctcttataaccgatttatctatctattatctattttttatttattttttatattcttacccttcctctttttatgttatctcatttaacctttatcttttgttattttagttagcctataggttttagttttgatgcattttatgtctctgttttagatcattcttacctagctactaactcaattttatgagctaaatagctttttgtttatttggttctttttataccttttatcctatcttactgttttagtccctcagcttttagctccagtgtttcctcatgggggcctaccacactgagagttgTTCCTGGTCTCCCGATGGGGGTGCCGTCGGGAGACCGCTCTGACCTGGGTGGCTGTAAGGCACTGTACCTCGGTGTGGGGCCTCATGTCTGCCCAGGTCAGGGTGTCTCTATGGCGGCGCTCCCTGTGGCCGTGGACCATGGGCCCTCTCAGTGTGGACGGCCCCCAGAGGTGGCTTTTTCCTTGCCTCGGGTCTTGGTGCTAGGCcatgtctctttagtgatagcttgtgtgtgtgtgtgcatatatgtatatttacgtATCTCTATGtcgggtgggagggttgggttttctcttttctttttgttttctgttttggatctttgttgtttttaacctctgtgagacactttgtgttactgctgtatgaaaagtgccatataaataaagttgatttgatttgatttgattttactgCCGGCTGCTGCTGGTGAAAATGACTCTGGTGTTTATAGCATATTTCATTCATTAAAAGCATGTCCCACACCACTGTCAGTGCTAGTCAGGTGAAATTGGCTAATGCTATGCTTCCTACTTCGTGGCCCTGGGGCAAAAAATTGCTACTGGGCCTCTATTAGCCCCATTTCTACCCTTCTCTGATCATCATGTTCAGACATTACTAAAAACCAATTTGTCTACATAGGGAACCTGGGGCTTTGGGATTCCTTGTGGTCTGGGCCCCTGGTTGGTAATCCAGCGTTGATTTAGATCAAGGGTTTGGTTCCAATATGGGGGAGACATATATAAAAGGGTGAGCTGGGGAATTCTCCACCTAAATATTATGAGCATtagacatttcatttcattctggTAAATGTTTTCGTTCCATTTTATGGTGGAAGTGCATTTATTTACGCAATGGAAAACCACATTCTGTTGGCAGGTgacaattaaaaacatgaaaatataatgtCATATAATGCAGTAAGGCTCTCAGCTTTCAACTTCTCTCATTTTATGTT is a window from the Epinephelus fuscoguttatus linkage group LG15, E.fuscoguttatus.final_Chr_v1 genome containing:
- the LOC125902703 gene encoding RB-associated KRAB zinc finger protein-like: MATCIPFQTQLSSIMEVLVKAAVAEISKLVDDKCAFLHLEISRKQSENEMLKRKLVMMENKNAQLQRGFENYMDRGTDVGNCPHPTGDIKFPDIDDATVSFTIKEESPDEALWISDSAGPIGSAVQYRNPANVAESQQLGEDRRLNHPEVTAPKTSEFGELYDSGQHAGDISGLQFTVKTEKEENRSGFSQDRCQHGAGKHTQHAADFSMDEREDQLWSSIIEGDDIDAGFPDFSSVVEEYSNTFPDDSDVHVVSNTTKSVNVQQLSSQRPCNGIYNSEYQKDVPQSSSFQPRPQGNLSQQDRQKEQVYSQRNPSHVAHLRQPDEHPERETAAGDRAVVSHSHNTFTTSSFHPHKPLSGTARGYACSHCGKTFGRLHQFKLHQQSHKRKRAFWCTVCGKSFQCSSHLSIHHRTHTGEKPYGCGQCGKRFTQQSSLRVHQRTHSGERPYSCSLCGKTFILMHHLKRHRIIHTYS